In the genome of Sardina pilchardus chromosome 14, fSarPil1.1, whole genome shotgun sequence, one region contains:
- the snrpd3l gene encoding small nuclear ribonucleoprotein D3 polypeptide, like, which yields MSIGVPIKVLHEAEGHIVTCETNSGEVYRGKLVEAEDNMNCQMANLTVTYRDGRVSQLEQVYIRGSKIRFLILPDMLKNAPMLKSMKNKNQAAGAGRGKAAILKAQVAARGRGRGGGGRGNIFQKRR from the exons ATGTCTATCGGCGTACCCATAAAGGTTCTGCATGAAGCGGAGGGACACATTGTCACTTGCGAAACCAACAGTGGGGAGGTGTACAGAGGAAAGTTGGTGGAAGCGGAGGACAACATGAACTGCCAG ATGGCCAACCTCACCGTGACCTACCGAGATGGCAGAGTGTCTCAGCTTGAACAGGTATACATTCGTGGCAGCAAAATCCGCTTCCTCATTCTGCCGGACATGTTGAAGAACGCACCCATGTTGAAGAGCATGAAAAACAAGAATCAAGCAGCTGGAGCTGGCAGAGGGAAAGCTGCCATCCTCAAAGCGCAAG tggCAGCAAGAGGCCgtggaagaggaggtggtggccGAGGGAATATCTTCCAAAAGAGGCGATGA